CCACCCGTTCTTCGGATTCGATGTGCCGCCCGACATACACCGCTCCCATGCCGCCGCGACCGAGCATTTTTTCGAGCCGGAAAGGGCCCAGCTTTTCGATGGCCATCGGAGCACAACCTCGTCGACATGCGAGACAAGAAGTCAGAAACCCTCCGCGCAGCGAGCAGCCCGCCGGCAGAAGCTCGCATTGTAAATCGCTGCGCAGCAAACGGTCGAACGAATTCCGTAAGGAGCCTGCAGCAGGCCGCTAGCAAAGCAAAACTTCTCCGCTCGCGACTTCGGCCCCTCCCTCTGCGAAAAATTCCTAACCACTTACATAAAAGCAGCTTACAACCTACAATCACGCCAGTCTGGGCCTGTTCTCCAGCGGCGATTTGGCCAGTTGTACGGAAAAAACCGCGACCCAGGCATAATCCCCACTTGATAACCGGCAGGGTCGTCGGCATATTAAGGGGCTTGACTCAGTGTTTTTCGTTTGGTGAAGGAGTGGGTTGTCGATGGCTCGATACCATGGTCCGAAAGCTCGCGTGAATCGTCGTCTCGGGGCACTCATTTATGAGGCAGCAGGTGCCGCCCGTGCGCTCGAACGTCGCGACAACCCGCCCGGCATGCACATTAAGGGTCGTCGCCTCTCGAACTGGGGTATGGCCTCGGCCGAGAAGCAGAAGATCAAGCACTACTACGGTTTGGGCGAACGCCAACTCCGTAAGTACTACCATATGGTGGCCGCGAAGAAGGGTAACACCGGCGAACAGCTGCTCACCCTCTGCGAACGCCGCCTGGACAACGTGGTCCGCCGCGCTGGCTACACGAAGACCCGTCCCCAAGCCCGTCAGGGCATTGTGCACGGTCACTTCTTCGTCAACGGCGTGAAGGTCACGAGCCCCAGCTATCAGCTCCGCCCCGGCGACGTGATCACCATCCGTCCGAAGGAAGCGATCTACGGTCTGTACAAGGGTGTGTGTGATAACCACGCTCCCCAGACTCCCGAATGGCTCACCTTCGACAGCGAATCGCTCCGCGCCACCATGATGGGCATTCCTGGTCCTGGCGATTACAGCCTGCCAGTGAACGTTGACATCGTGGTCGAATTCCTGTCGCGTTAAGCGACTGGATACTTCCTCGAGAGCTGCTCGATCAGCGTCGCGACGAACTGTCCCGACGCTCGGCACGTGGCTCCTCTCGAAGAGCCCCCGCCCGACACACCCAAAAACCGTTTGCTGCGACCAATCCTCGCGTCAAACGGTTTTTTCGTGCGCACTGACGATCATTTACCCTGCTTTCTGCGTGAATTTACCCCTGAATTCATCCACAACTGCAGCCG
This window of the Pirellula staleyi DSM 6068 genome carries:
- the rpsD gene encoding 30S ribosomal protein S4 translates to MARYHGPKARVNRRLGALIYEAAGAARALERRDNPPGMHIKGRRLSNWGMASAEKQKIKHYYGLGERQLRKYYHMVAAKKGNTGEQLLTLCERRLDNVVRRAGYTKTRPQARQGIVHGHFFVNGVKVTSPSYQLRPGDVITIRPKEAIYGLYKGVCDNHAPQTPEWLTFDSESLRATMMGIPGPGDYSLPVNVDIVVEFLSR